A section of the Pseudomonadota bacterium genome encodes:
- a CDS encoding serine/threonine protein kinase, giving the protein MAKRVCWLGLLALLLTLACVQPCRAQTRSEEPAVELVCEAGVPFRWRLEGGQWHETRSNRHWVPGLDAQGRPLVYEVAVDAPAGLIHRWSFHRGDLKVIQFLRSGYRFEPKVVLDVTRVLLTLALAVIVASLFGFTHMRRSRELRLRLDETRERLSESEARAGLFPLDGSAPTRVDGYEVVKKIGVGGMAVVYHVRRNGTDHAMKLPLPNVLDDDDFRARFAREAKVAATLHHPNIVHVYDVNDGLGDFGYPYLVMDLVNGVSLKERLRMSMMPVEVIGQVGLQVLDALAYLHQRGIVHRDIKPANIMVCPNGGARLMDFGIAYAASAHSGRLTRTGDLLGTPMYFAPEQFVDDHQSIDPRIDVYGAGMLLYEALAGRFPWSGDDSMALMLDKMSKAPTELREACPHVSLRVSDVVMRMISRDPEARYPTAAEARDALRAALAG; this is encoded by the coding sequence ATGGCGAAGCGTGTCTGCTGGCTTGGTCTCCTGGCGCTGCTGCTCACCCTTGCGTGTGTGCAGCCGTGTCGAGCGCAGACCCGTTCGGAAGAACCTGCTGTCGAGCTCGTCTGCGAGGCCGGCGTTCCCTTTCGGTGGCGCCTGGAGGGCGGGCAGTGGCACGAGACCCGGAGCAATCGGCATTGGGTGCCGGGTCTCGACGCGCAGGGGCGGCCCCTGGTCTACGAGGTGGCGGTTGACGCCCCGGCTGGCCTGATTCATCGCTGGTCCTTCCATCGCGGTGATCTGAAGGTGATTCAGTTCCTCCGCAGCGGCTACCGCTTTGAGCCGAAGGTCGTGCTCGATGTCACCCGCGTCTTGTTGACGCTCGCCCTCGCGGTGATCGTTGCATCCCTGTTTGGCTTCACCCACATGCGTCGCAGCCGCGAGCTGCGCCTTCGTCTCGACGAGACGCGTGAGCGGCTGTCTGAGTCAGAGGCGCGAGCGGGTCTCTTTCCCCTCGACGGCAGTGCGCCGACGCGGGTGGACGGCTACGAGGTGGTCAAGAAGATCGGTGTCGGGGGAATGGCGGTGGTCTACCACGTTCGTCGCAACGGCACTGACCACGCGATGAAGCTGCCCCTTCCGAACGTTCTCGATGATGACGATTTTCGCGCGCGCTTCGCCCGCGAGGCGAAGGTGGCGGCCACGCTCCACCATCCGAACATCGTGCACGTGTACGACGTCAACGACGGTCTTGGTGATTTCGGGTATCCGTACCTCGTGATGGATCTGGTGAACGGGGTCTCTCTCAAGGAGCGGCTCCGGATGTCGATGATGCCTGTGGAGGTCATCGGGCAGGTAGGTCTTCAGGTGCTCGATGCGCTCGCCTATCTCCACCAGCGCGGCATCGTGCATCGTGACATCAAGCCGGCCAACATCATGGTCTGCCCGAATGGTGGCGCTCGTCTCATGGACTTTGGCATCGCCTATGCCGCAAGCGCGCACAGCGGGCGTCTCACGAGGACCGGCGACCTCCTGGGGACGCCGATGTATTTCGCGCCAGAGCAGTTCGTCGACGATCATCAGTCCATCGACCCGAGAATCGACGTATATGGCGCGGGCATGCTCTTGTACGAGGCGCTGGCGGGTCGATTCCCCTGGAGCGGCGACGATTCCATGGCTCTCATGCTCGACAAGATGTCGAAGGCCCCCACCGAGCTGCGCGAGGCGTGCCCGCACGTATCGCTTCGGGTATCTGACGTCGTGATGCGCATGATCTCCCGAGACCCGGAGGCACGCTATCCCACGGCGGCCGAAGCGCGCGACGCATTGCGCGCGGCGCTCGCGGGGTGA
- a CDS encoding serine/threonine protein kinase, whose protein sequence is MTDLPPPYRLVRPLGRGGMATVHLAWNEDLGCAFALKMLVPDTHGRFTTAAITRLREEGDMLASLRHPAIPRLHERLETDAVKALVMEPIDGETLDTITRGDSPPAAVTLLHWAAQLCDVLTYLHTLSPPVIYRDLKPGNIMENRTEPRISLIDFGNAKRLDPSSRRSTQTTARGVLTRGFAAVEQYLGGTDARSDIYALGITLHALASGHSPPEALAIANGKASLADLRTLRPDLPSRLHDAIEAMTQIDRRLRPQDVGEVLAMLALDKPDALTATEALAPDMPPTHADAGGSLPEGGVRAAYDRAHPALGQ, encoded by the coding sequence ATGACCGATCTTCCGCCTCCCTATCGGCTGGTTCGCCCGCTCGGCCGAGGCGGCATGGCCACGGTGCATCTGGCCTGGAACGAAGACCTGGGCTGCGCGTTCGCCCTGAAGATGCTGGTGCCGGACACACACGGCCGCTTCACGACGGCGGCCATCACGCGCTTGCGCGAAGAGGGCGACATGCTCGCGAGCCTGCGTCATCCAGCGATACCGCGGCTGCATGAGCGCCTCGAGACCGACGCCGTGAAAGCCCTGGTCATGGAGCCCATCGACGGCGAGACCCTCGACACCATCACCCGAGGCGACAGCCCGCCTGCGGCGGTCACGCTCCTGCACTGGGCCGCTCAGCTGTGCGATGTGCTGACCTACCTGCACACGCTCTCTCCCCCCGTGATCTACCGGGACCTCAAACCGGGAAACATCATGGAGAACCGCACCGAACCCCGGATCAGCCTCATCGATTTCGGGAACGCGAAGCGCCTCGATCCGAGCTCGCGCCGCTCGACCCAGACCACGGCGCGAGGGGTTCTGACGCGAGGGTTCGCGGCGGTGGAGCAGTATCTCGGCGGAACCGATGCCCGCTCAGACATCTACGCCCTGGGCATCACGCTGCACGCCCTGGCCTCGGGCCACTCGCCACCGGAAGCATTGGCCATCGCCAACGGCAAGGCCAGCCTGGCCGATCTCCGAACGCTCCGCCCCGATCTCCCCAGCAGGCTGCACGACGCCATCGAAGCCATGACGCAGATCGACCGGAGGTTGCGACCGCAAGACGTGGGTGAGGTGCTGGCCATGCTGGCGCTCGACAAGCCCGACGCGCTGACGGCCACTGAGGCGCTTGCGCCGGACATGCCTCCCACCCACGCCGATGCCGGGGGGTCACTGCCCGAGGGCGGGGTGCGCGCGGCCTACGACCGCGCGCACCCCGCCCTCGGGCAGTGA